Proteins found in one Nostoc sp. NIES-3756 genomic segment:
- a CDS encoding PIN domain-containing protein gives MYKILFDTDLLLDAVMNRTEFADDVKALLDKSHHSIRLYLTDVGLQKVSTYTYCLKNPHISEIVVEWLQEKMEICTIDQGVLQESRYLSLNDFESAVELACLSHYQLDAIVTNKPENFIAVSHQPCIWSFVDLWLRIDLESQLQAPTFK, from the coding sequence ATGTACAAAATCTTATTTGATACTGATTTATTATTAGATGCTGTCATGAATCGCACCGAATTTGCTGATGATGTCAAAGCATTATTAGACAAATCACATCATTCTATTCGCCTATACTTAACAGATGTTGGTTTACAAAAAGTTTCTACTTATACTTACTGTCTAAAAAATCCCCATATTTCTGAGATTGTAGTTGAATGGCTACAAGAAAAAATGGAAATTTGTACTATTGACCAAGGTGTACTGCAAGAATCACGTTATTTGTCCCTTAATGATTTTGAATCGGCAGTTGAGTTGGCTTGCCTGAGCCATTACCAATTAGATGCAATAGTTACTAATAAACCAGAGAATTTTATTGCAGTTAGTCATCAGCCTTGTATCTGGTCTTTTGTTGATTTGTGGTTACGTATCGATTTAGAAAGTCAGTTACAAGCACCTACATTTAAGTAG